CGGTATAAGGTATGAAGCCTACAGAATGTTAAATTGTCCCGATAAACATACGACTtctatgataattataattctgATTGCATTAAACAGCATTTAAGTATCTCAAAGAATGTTTACGAAATTTTCAGACTCTACTCAATGCATTCTGTCAAAACATACCTTCACCACAGGCTGTATTCCGCAGAACTGCAGCTAATATGATTCTTACAACTTGTTTGAACTCTCGAAACCCTCAGGCTTTCTTATTGTACGTTTTACAGTATATGATAGGTGAGGAAGATTTTTGTAGATCGTATTTcagtaatatttaaaaatatgaaaccgTAGCATTCTATGCTACATAGTCTGTAAACCTTTGAGGCCATTGAGGTAACTTTTTCTTAAAGAAATGATTGTTTATATGAGTTTAAAGTTTGTAATgttaatgtaaaaaatacataGAAAGAAAACTTAGCAACCGCAATCATCCCTTCAGCCTTTGGTAGTTGAAATAACTATACTTTTTACATTCTAAACTCTGTTGCATTAGCATTACGAACTTCAACCTTgtattttcatccattttgTATCAAAATAAGGGTATTTTTAAATGTTAAGAAGCTTACCCTCGCAGAATCCTGAACGGAACTTCTCTTGATTAGATACTCTCGTGCCAATAACTGATGACGAAGACCGTGTTACAATGGTAATTGGAGTATTTGGTTGTCTAAGGATAATAATACCTCATATTGATGAAACATCAAATTTGAGCCAACCTGATGTCCCTCTTCATAGCTTTATACAGGTGTATGAGCTCTGTCTACACTTTGCCAAGTGGCACTCTGATCACAATGTTGTCAATGCAGCATTGGAGACCTTGGCTCAATTACTACAATTCCCTTTAAAAGAATTGGTTCCGATCTTGGTGTCCCATCAAGGGATTACACGCAGCAGGATaacaatgaatgaaaatactgCTCGCCTTTCTTTGGGACCGATGAGTGGTTCCAATGTAACAATATCcggaaaaaattcggaatcgACATTGAATCTGTTCGATCCAGATATTCCTGAAATCAAACCGACAGTAGAGAAGTGGATTGTCGATTCGGAGAATGTCTTGCCAGTGATTCAACGACCCCATATCAAACAAGCGGACACCAATCAAATGatgggaaaaaaggaaaagtctTTGGAGAATTACAGCAGCTTGATCATCGGATCTCTTGACAGTAAGATTATGCCGATTTATTAGACACAACTAAAATAACGATTGTGCTGACAATGTAGCAATAAAAATGATCATAGCTTGGCGATATAATCTCATACGTGTGTATGTTTGTCATATAATGCACGTTGAAAttagaatattatttcaagGCGAGGGAGTCGAGGAAGAAAGCGACACTGGAAGTGATATTCTGAAGGCAGAGCGTTCGACTGATCTTAGTTTGCCGAGTTTACAGTCTAAAGAAGACGAGTACTTGGATGAGGTATCGTCATCCGTAACATCTTTGCACAGAACATCATCTGGGGTTCTGTATCATGAATGTGACATAGGAACGTTTACGGATGCTGACGTACCCCTAAAATATTGTTGTCGATACTTGGTGTCGTCGTTTTTGCTGACTGGAATTCCTGGTCAATTGATACCTGACAAAATATTCCGAGTTAGCGTTAAATCACTTGCTCTAACTTGCATTGGTCATATTTTACGACTTTATCCAAACTTACTTTTATCGACAATGGATAAAACTCCGAATAGTAATGTAGAACAACAATACATCAGCGATATACTACTTTTTGCTAATCATTCCGATCCTCAAATAAGGGGGAATGTTGCCATGGTGATTGGATATTTTCTGAAGGCTGTTTTCCTGCAATCTGGTGATAAATACAGAAATATGGAAATATTTCTAAGGTCGACCATACCTGATAGAATAAAGGATAATATCTTGTCGTTAGAAAATCTTACAGCGCTACTATTAGAGGTGAGcagttttttccatttttaatattctaaaATTCTAAAGACAAGGAAAAAAACTACCATAAAGTGTGTGTTATTTATAGGGATTGAAGGACGAGTCTGCTACAACATGCAGACAAACACTTTTAGCATTAAATCTATGTCTGGCTGACTTGATAGAGTCGGCAAATAACAAGTATGCTTTACCAATTCTCAAAGCTCTGCCACTACTTGTGAAAAACCCATATTTTCTTGTTAAAATCAAGCTAGTCGAGGTTCTTAGTAATTTGCCATACACAACCGTCGAGTATGTAACAGGTGGctcacattttcaaaaaaatgttatctcGGTAATGGTTGAGTTATTGGGGGACCAAGATCAAAGGGTACGTCACGCTACAGCTTCTGCTATTGTTCAGtaagtaagaaaattttaagatgGATACTTTATTTCAGTGATACAAATGGTGTTAATGGATGGATTTCTAGTATTCTGCAAATACCTCAAGGGCTTTGACAGTATATtgatattttctgaaaaagtAGACTAGTCtgatgactatttttttttttttcaggattatTCCTTTGCTGTACTATCAACATCCGCACGAAGACACAGTGACAAGAAAGGCATCTAAATTGACTGAAAGACATTTATCCGATATGATATCGAACCCACTAGAAAACTCGTCTTTCCAAACAGGAAACAACTCATCGTTCAACAGTTTGCCAAAGCCCTTTGATCTATTGTGTCAACAGGATGGATATGAATATGACGAGAGAATAGAATCTGTACTATCGAGAATAATTAGTTTGCTTACACAAAAACTGGTTATAGGTTCGTCAAAATACTTGAACTACGGGTGTTGTGAGACACTTAGTTTACTCAGTGAAACATTTTTGACGACGATTTATCCAAGAGCCTGGGATTGTTTAATTCCAAAAACAACCGTCAAGAAGACATACAAGAGGTCCAACAGTCGTGGAGATACAATAAATGAAGCAACACCAGCTGGTGGTCCTGTTACACCCACGAGTAACGCATTGATATCTTTAACTGTGTCTTTTTTATCTTCGTCCCCGTTGAGCTTAGATCTTTCAACCCACAGACATTTGATGCTTTTGGCTGGGAACTTGGCATCAGGAATAGCTATGTGCAATTTAAAGCCAAATGAACCTCTGAACAATAGTGATTCAGAACCTGTTAAATTGTGGGGCTTGTTCAAGGAGAAACAAATTCATCAACATTTCGAACAGCTCTTGACGCATGTCATCCGAATTCTCAATACTTTTGTGCACGTCATTGACGAGGTACATTTACAGCATCCGAATACTAAATCTGCTCTGCCACCTCTACCAACTGCTCAGGCTCTATCACCTAAAAGGAAGCTGATATCCGATCAGAAATCTAAGGATAAAGAGGAAAAGACATCCAGCTCAAAGTTCAGTCGAGAACAAATGGGTGTGTTCACCAATTTCCCACATTATATGAAACTGTACGAGATTTTAAAGGCTGCtaatacaaattacaaatcTACGCTAGAATCGGAAGCAAGTAAAATGTATCTCTCGCTGTTGAATGCGACGTTACAAGTGTTATCCCAAATCTTGGAGATAGCGACCATACATGAAGCTGGCAGGATAGCGGAAgaaatattacattatttGCAGACGACAGTTATTTTGTCTCCAACAGCAACGGTCCAATGTGTACAACAGCTACTCAAGTGCTTGTTTGGTAGTAACTTAAGCATTCGATGGACAGATCCAGattatcagaaaaattttgagagaaGAAACTTTAGAGATGATTCCAAGGGTTTTTATACACAATGCTTTCAAACACCAGCAAGACAAATGGCAGATATGATTAAAACTATTGGAAATACTTGTCGAAGTGGGAATGATCCCAGTTCTGGGTGAGTTCTTTTACAGctttgagtttgaaattttgtgttAATTTGCGATAGCAACCTTACGTTCACTTCAACTTTCTCGATATGACTCTCTTTCAAATAACAGAGTAGATCCTGATTTCATTCTCAATGGAATCTAAAgtttaaaatttgtcaaacaattttcacaaataaatgaaaacaacaGTTCATTCCTTTAAAATTGTTCATAAGGTCAActaatgattatttatttctgttcTTGTTTATTACAGCTGGATAGGTCTTGTACAAAGAAAAGGGGATCGTAAAATGAGCTCAGTGTTCAGAAGTTTGTCACGGCATTCCGATCAGAAAGCATCGGTTGCCTCATTTATTCGTCTTTTCGAACCAATGGTCATCAAATCATTGAAACAATACACAGTCACAAGTTGCGTATCATTACAATGCAGAGTTTTGTTGTTGTTAAGTCAACTGGTACAACTACGGGTCAATTACTGTTTGTTAGACCAGGATCAAATATTCATTGGCTTTGTTCTAAagcaatttgaatttatcGAGGAAGGATACATTCAGGAAACTGAAGAATTAataccaaaaatatttaatttccttGTTCAGCTGTCTTATGAGAAATATCACTCTAAGGTGATAATTGGCATCCCCAAGATAATTCAGTTATGCGATGGACTCATGGCCAGTGGACAGTCACCTCCTACTCACTGCATCCCGGCTCTCGTACCTTTAATTGAAGACATATTTCTTATCAGGGGTTCAAGTTCGACGGTGGCAGAACAAAAGGAACTGGAAACAACCAGAGATGTTTTAGTATCTATGTTGCTAAGATTAGTCGAGTATCATGAGGTGATACAACTGCTAGCCGCCTGTTTAATGGAATCAAGATACAGCAGCGATGGTAATGGTGAAGAAAAGTGGACACGCTGGTCTAGGCTGACCATAGATTCAATTCTACCCGTTCTGGCTTCTGGTAAAGTTAGACTCGAGTCAAAGGAGGCTCACATCGCACTAGTCAAACTTTTCTCAGCTGTGTCGCCAACAGTATTTAGACCGGTCGATCCGTTGCTCAAAGTGTTGTTCATCCAAGCACCAAACTCACAAGATTCCGTTCTGATTATGGAACGCTGGCTGGGAATGGTAAACGTGGTTTTGCTCGCTTTGATATCATATGCCAAAGAAGAAGCCATGCTTGCTCGACTCTCGGATCTGAGTTTGTATAACGCCAACTTTTACTCTGGTTCTGTGTACACCTCAAAGGAAACAATGTCTGATCCGTTGAATGTGCGAAGTGCGAGCGCCTACGATATTGCGCCAGAAAAAGTGTTAGCCAGGTTCTTGTTTAAAGTTATTGGTCTAATTACATCAAAGGTGTACGATCTAGTCGGTCTTATCAATTATAAAAACCATGACTGCTATCTGGGTGCTGCTAATTCTTTAGGGAACGACAACTATTTGGTACAACAATTTGCATTCTTTTTGCAATTGTGTATTCACATGTTCGAGTCTGGTAGCCACTGTAAAGTTGCTAATGCCACAATGCAAATGATGCAAGGGCGAAACGTACTCCAGGAAGACAAATTAATGTTGACCGAATTGAATTCTCTAATGCTCCAACTAGGGAGCAAATGTCCTATACTGACGTGCCAGTGGGCATATCTGATGACGCTTCTTAGTTACAGCGAAATGTCCTTTTGggaagaaattttagccaaacAGTCACCAAATAATGCGGTACGTTCAACTCTCAGCAGATACAACGCGAGTGCCATGAATTCTGATCAAATAGAGCCAATGAGCAACCTGTGCAATATTAATGGAGAAATTGTGAGGAAGGGAAGTACCATACTATTCTGTGACTATGTATGcgagaatattaatgacgcggAACCACTAACTTGGTTGTTGGTCAATCATATTGAGGAAACTATATCTCTCGCTAGAGAACCTCCGGTGAAAGAACTCCTGGCCGCGGCGGTTCACAGGAATCCGGCAGCAAGCGGTCTCCTTGTTCAAGCGATAGCTGCGAGGTGCTTAGATCTGTCAAAGCCTAGTTTTGTGAAAAGATTGCTTCAGTGCTTGGAGGGTACCCACCAGTCTCAAAGTGGAGCTCTAATCTTGGCTATGGTACCAAGACTACTCACTTCGAAATATTTGGCATTGTGCAGACTGGCGGCAAAAATTGCCAGTCGAAGGGCTGAAATTTTACTAACATTGAGTACCGAGGACATTAAGACGCAGCTGCCTAGAGATGATTTCATGGAGATGATGAACATCTTGTTGTCGACGAGATTGGCAAAGAAATATGGTGGTCTGGTTAGCTTGTTGAACAAACTCGGTGCTCAGCACTACGATTTGTCACCGTTGGAATTGGAACAGCGTCGACCTTTTAATCCGTCGAGCATCAGAGGTATTCAGCTTGATAGGAACTGGTTTTATCTTCAGACTAAACTTCGTTGTTGTCATAATAACAGGAAATACAGTTTACTAGAATCTGCTGAACTACTTGGTAATATGAACTATGAAGACACTTTGCAAATTATGTCCTCTAacgattttaatttaaaaatcgtcAAGGAATGCTTCAAATTGGGCATTAGATATACAGTTAAGAAATGTCAAGAGCTTGGATTCAGTAGAAACGATGAAGAAACTGATATTGTGTTCGAAGAAGGTGATCTCTACAAAGCGGCGAAGGAATGCTTACTACAACATGTACAGAATATCAACGAACTCGTGCCTAAacaacgtgaaatttttcatcccataGGTCGAGATATGAATACTAAGGAGGCTAAATACGTAGCCAAACTTTCAGAACTGATGAACGACAATGTTTACTGGAATACTTTGCTTACAATTATTCCATCCGTTACTGTATACATTGAAACATTACCAGCGCTATTGAAATATGGTCTGTCAGAGatcaattcgaaattcgaggACGTTTTGGCCAAGTTTGGACTGCTGTGCTTTGAAGTGATACACTGGATGCTTAAGGAATGTGAAAACAACAAGAGAAAATTAAAGCCAGAAGAACTGGAGGTGGCGTTAAGGTGCGCTGAGGCAATATTGAAGAATCAGAATCTGCATAAAGCATTTGGCAATAATCATTACTGGGTTTGTACCGCATCAGCGACTTTGACAAGGATTGTCGAACATTTGTTGGCTTCTAATCAGCGTCTTCCTGTCGTCAATAGTTGCGGACTTAAACCAGCActggaaaataatgaaacaagaCCTTATGCACAAGCCTGTATAGAAATGGCAATGCTCGTCGCTTGGCTGGAAAAGCATCAAGGCGAGGGCGCGCCAGATAACATTCcattattcttatttaatCCAATTAAAAGTCTGATTATAACTGTGAGCAGAGAACCTTTAGTCAATTCTTTTGTTCTCACTCCTCCGCTAGTTTGGAAGCATGGCTGGCATGTAGTCGGCTCAGGTCCCACCAAGTGTCTTGTGCCGTTGTTATCTTCTGAGTCTAATTTGTTGCATGAAGTCGACGTACTTGAACAGTTTATTTATCGATTGACTTTGTTAGGATGGACCTCTAGGCTTCAGTTTGAGGAAACGTGGATGGCATTGTTGAGTGTATTAAATATCACTCAAAATGAGGGCATGTCTTTTGATGAATTAGCTGTTTCCATTCAGGCGACAAGCTTGGCTGTTCAAGCTATAACCAACCTGTTGACCCAGACTTTGCTTTTGCCGTGCCCCGGGAATCCGGTAAACAGCACTTTCATTCACCAGTCAAGAGATCCACAGCTTTCTCTGCATAAAATTAGCTCTCAGAAACTTTACTTGATACAAGAAACTCTGATATCAAAGTTTGAGTATGTTAATGAATCAAAAAGTATTCATGGGTTGACACTAGATCACATTTTTCACCGAGGGAACATTGAGCGAGTATCTAACAGGCATCAATACAGTTACAGTCAATTTTCTCTACCTTTTTTATGGGCGTCCTGCTCTTTGCACGAAGACAAACTCAGCTCCAGTGTTTTggaattgaagaaatatcgtAACAACGTTTTAGAGTCTTTATCTTTGGACCTAAATTCTTGTCTCCACTTTTTGCTGGAACTCTACTCCTCGTGGACTCTGCCACGTGTAAACACGCCCCTGAGATTATTGAACGAAGTGACCAAATCAATACTAGCTATCTCAGAATTGTTCACCGAGAGATCTCAGTATCAATGGATGCTCGATACTTGCTTGGATTTGTCCAGGGTTCATCCAATCGAGAATGAAATCTTACATCAGTATCTCGTTATCGCAGTGTGCAAAGCTACTGCTGTTCTCGCCCCACTAGTAAGTATATTTGAAATCGAACATTTTTTGGACTTACTTACGATATAGTACCTTTTATCACagtacatatttttataggaTAGTGAAACTcttgaaaaagtgaaacgtTTGATAGAAACGAGTTTAAAATCTGGTTTCCTGCCAGCCAGGGTCTTCGCCTTACAAGGAACCCTCTATCTTTTGCAAAGTGCTGTATTTGCCGACTGTGAAGAAACTATGAATATTATCCATCCATTAGCCATAGAATATATTCAGAAGCACATAGATACTCAAGACTCGCAAGGGTGAGACTCATAGTCATATAAACattctcaaatttcaaatcacacGCGCTTCGCACATTCCGTATTCATATCGCTATTTAATTTAGTGTTCTCAGCCAGAGTGAAGAGCATCAAGGAGTAATGTGGGCACTAGTCTTTTTCCTCTTGGAGCATGCCGAAGATACGCCACCAGATGCAGAAGCTCCGGCAGTGCTGGAACTCGTGCTTTCTCTGGTCAAtactcaaaatatttcaacttctCTTCATCAGACGTTGTTACAAGTAAGTGGAAAACATATTTCCTGTTACCAATTACGATGTGTGTGGagtttttttataatacaacGTTTATCATTGCTGCATAATGAttgtattgaattatttgattcTTACTTCGCCACACATGCGTCATTTCAGGGTTTGGAGCGATTAGTTGCTACAAAAAGTGTAGTTGGTAAAGTCGCAGAACAAATTGTGAAAGTTGCAGTTGATAGACTGAAACAGGCGAGTCCGATTCTGGCATTACCTGCTTTGCAGTTACTGCTAACTTGTATGTATACTGGTGCAGCCGAGAAGTTGAATAATCCAGAGATTGAGGAACCTTTACCCGACGAGGAGCCTGAAGTGTTGGTGCAGTCTATCGAAAGAACGTCTGCGATTTTTGATCGAATCAAAAAGGGATACCCTATGGAAGTTGAGGTATTATGCGGAGTTCTACCAGGTGTTCTTGGTGATTTTTTCCCACCCTGGGAAATTCTCACCAAAGTAATTGGGGAATTTTTATCACCTCAACAACCTCATCCCAGGTTATTATCTGCCGTTGTTTTCCAGGTGAGTAGTTTTACATTTAAGTTAGATGCTATTACTTCATTAATATTACACTTTACCAGAGTAAAcgaaattgtttcaaataaacaaaatatatgaGACTTGATTTAAAGTTCAACAAAGCACAAGACTGCAAAGTAACTGTTGTTAAATCAGATTAAAAACTGAGCCATGTAATTTGgcgagttgaaattttttttattggaccTCAGATttttacatgttttttttcgacaatatTATCATGGTTTTGCACTATGTGTGCTACATTAATAATTGTGACTTATCTTCAAGTGCCCTCGTGTACTAGCATGGATATAGTACTAGTTTTCTATAATATTGTGTCAGATTCTTCGAAGTGTTGAtgacgtgaataaaattttcctttgtGATGAATAATAAAGATTAAATTCTAATCTCTGAGGTATGCGAAAGAGCTTGCAACAGCGCGCAACTGGGACTACTGCAGGAATGGGTAGTTTTCAGCTTACCAAACTTCATACAGAGTTTACCAATCGCAATGTCGACGTGGTGTTTGTCTTGTTTCTTTATCAGTGCATCGACAAATCCCTGGCTTAGAGCATTGTATCCTTTTCGCTCATCACCAAGAAGAATAAACTATTCTATTTTACAATGTCAGCTGAATGCTGATTTGAGCAATTTCAAAGCTAGTTTATCATTCAAGAGTAGCTAATTGCATGAATATAAtttcgttttgaaaatatttcttaactTTGTAAATGAAGCTTTCCACATGTACAGTCAAGAATTGGAAAGTACGAatatgaggataaaaaaattctctgcatATCGGCAGCTGATTTTTACCAGAAGGTAGGAAGGATACATA
Above is a genomic segment from Diprion similis isolate iyDipSimi1 chromosome 5, iyDipSimi1.1, whole genome shotgun sequence containing:
- the LOC124406201 gene encoding huntingtin isoform X3: MVIGVFGCLRIIIPHIDETSNLSQPDVPLHSFIQVYELCLHFAKWHSDHNVVNAALETLAQLLQFPLKELVPILVSHQGITRSRITMNENTARLSLGPMSGSNVTISGKNSESTLNLFDPDIPEIKPTVEKWIVDSENVLPVIQRPHIKQADTNQMMGKKEKSLENYSSLIIGSLDSEGVEEESDTGSDILKAERSTDLSLPSLQSKEDEYLDEVSSSVTSLHRTSSGVLYHECDIGTFTDADVPLKYCCRYLVSSFLLTGIPGQLIPDKIFRVSVKSLALTCIGHILRLYPNLLLSTMDKTPNSNVEQQYISDILLFANHSDPQIRGNVAMVIGYFLKAVFLQSGDKYRNMEIFLRSTIPDRIKDNILSLENLTALLLEGLKDESATTCRQTLLALNLCLADLIESANNKYALPILKALPLLVKNPYFLVKIKLVEVLSNLPYTTVEYVTGGSHFQKNVISVMVELLGDQDQRVRHATASAIVQIIPLLYYQHPHEDTVTRKASKLTERHLSDMISNPLENSSFQTGNNSSFNSLPKPFDLLCQQDGYEYDERIESVLSRIISLLTQKLVIGSSKYLNYGCCETLSLLSETFLTTIYPRAWDCLIPKTTVKKTYKRSNSRGDTINEATPAGGPVTPTSNALISLTVSFLSSSPLSLDLSTHRHLMLLAGNLASGIAMCNLKPNEPLNNSDSEPVKLWGLFKEKQIHQHFEQLLTHVIRILNTFVHVIDEVHLQHPNTKSALPPLPTAQALSPKRKLISDQKSKDKEEKTSSSKFSREQMGVFTNFPHYMKLYEILKAANTNYKSTLESEASKMYLSLLNATLQVLSQILEIATIHEAGRIAEEILHYLQTTVILSPTATVQCVQQLLKCLFGSNLSIRWTDPDYQKNFERRNFRDDSKGFYTQCFQTPARQMADMIKTIGNTCRSGNDPSSGWIGLVQRKGDRKMSSVFRSLSRHSDQKASVASFIRLFEPMVIKSLKQYTVTSCVSLQCRVLLLLSQLVQLRVNYCLLDQDQIFIGFVLKQFEFIEEGYIQETEELIPKIFNFLVQLSYEKYHSKVIIGIPKIIQLCDGLMASGQSPPTHCIPALVPLIEDIFLIRGSSSTVAEQKELETTRDVLVSMLLRLVEYHEVIQLLAACLMESRYSSDGNGEEKWTRWSRLTIDSILPVLASGKVRLESKEAHIALVKLFSAVSPTVFRPVDPLLKVLFIQAPNSQDSVLIMERWLGMVNVVLLALISYAKEEAMLARLSDLSLYNANFYSGSVYTSKETMSDPLNVRSASAYDIAPEKVLARFLFKVIGLITSKVYDLVGLINYKNHDCYLGAANSLGNDNYLVQQFAFFLQLCIHMFESGSHCKVANATMQMMQGRNVLQEDKLMLTELNSLMLQLGSKCPILTCQWAYLMTLLSYSEMSFWEEILAKQSPNNAVRSTLSRYNASAMNSDQIEPMSNLCNINGEIVRKGSTILFCDYVCENINDAEPLTWLLVNHIEETISLAREPPVKELLAAAVHRNPAASGLLVQAIAARCLDLSKPSFVKRLLQCLEGTHQSQSGALILAMVPRLLTSKYLALCRLAAKIASRRAEILLTLSTEDIKTQLPRDDFMEMMNILLSTRLAKKYGGLVSLLNKLGAQHYDLSPLELEQRRPFNPSSIRGIQLDRNWFYLQTKLRCCHNNRKYSLLESAELLGNMNYEDTLQIMSSNDFNLKIVKECFKLGIRYTVKKCQELGFSRNDEETDIVFEEGDLYKAAKECLLQHVQNINELVPKQREIFHPIGRDMNTKEAKYVAKLSELMNDNVYWNTLLTIIPSVTVYIETLPALLKYGLSEINSKFEDVLAKFGLLCFEVIHWMLKECENNKRKLKPEELEVALRCAEAILKNQNLHKAFGNNHYWVCTASATLTRIVEHLLASNQRLPVVNSCGLKPALENNETRPYAQACIEMAMLVAWLEKHQGEGAPDNIPLFLFNPIKSLIITVSREPLVNSFVLTPPLVWKHGWHVVGSGPTKCLVPLLSSESNLLHEVDVLEQFIYRLTLLGWTSRLQFEETWMALLSVLNITQNEGMSFDELAVSIQATSLAVQAITNLLTQTLLLPCPGNPVNSTFIHQSRDPQLSLHKISSQKLYLIQETLISKFEYVNESKSIHGLTLDHIFHRGNIERVSNRHQYSYSQFSLPFLWASCSLHEDKLSSSVLELKKYRNNVLESLSLDLNSCLHFLLELYSSWTLPRVNTPLRLLNEVTKSILAISELFTERSQYQWMLDTCLDLSRVHPIENEILHQYLVIAVCKATAVLAPLDSETLEKVKRLIETSLKSGFLPARVFALQGTLYLLQSAVFADCEETMNIIHPLAIEYIQKHIDTQDSQGVLSQSEEHQGVMWALVFFLLEHAEDTPPDAEAPAVLELVLSLVNTQNISTSLHQTLLQGLERLVATKSVVGKVAEQIVKVAVDRLKQASPILALPALQLLLTCMYTGAAEKLNNPEIEEPLPDEEPEVLVQSIERTSAIFDRIKKGYPMEVEVLCGVLPGVLGDFFPPWEILTKVIGEFLSPQQPHPRLLSAVVFQVCERACNSAQLGLLQEWVVFSLPNFIQSLPIAMSTWCLSCFFISASTNPWLRAFFPHVQSRIGKYEYEDKKILCISAADFYQKLSNTNQKMAFVETFESAAKEPGTPFSDILASL
- the LOC124406201 gene encoding huntingtin isoform X1 gives rise to the protein MATINGILKAVDTLKNLHLQDMSHDYTARKKEKIGYCTTVADGICSSAARLTPKFTQVLNVAIETLLMLCDDSESDVRMVADECLNRIIRGAMTDGNIMKVQIVLYCEIKKNGAARTLRTALWRFAQLGHMIRPLKGKAYVANLIPCIVAIAQRSEESVIETLANSLPLILKTLGNFTTDSNVKTLLNAFCQNIPSPQAVFRRTAANMILTTCLNSRNPQAFLLYVLQYMIDTLVPITDDEDRVTMVIGVFGCLRIIIPHIDETSNLSQPDVPLHSFIQVYELCLHFAKWHSDHNVVNAALETLAQLLQFPLKELVPILVSHQGITRSRITMNENTARLSLGPMSGSNVTISGKNSESTLNLFDPDIPEIKPTVEKWIVDSENVLPVIQRPHIKQADTNQMMGKKEKSLENYSSLIIGSLDSEGVEEESDTGSDILKAERSTDLSLPSLQSKEDEYLDEVSSSVTSLHRTSSGVLYHECDIGTFTDADVPLKYCCRYLVSSFLLTGIPGQLIPDKIFRVSVKSLALTCIGHILRLYPNLLLSTMDKTPNSNVEQQYISDILLFANHSDPQIRGNVAMVIGYFLKAVFLQSGDKYRNMEIFLRSTIPDRIKDNILSLENLTALLLEGLKDESATTCRQTLLALNLCLADLIESANNKYALPILKALPLLVKNPYFLVKIKLVEVLSNLPYTTVEYVTGGSHFQKNVISVMVELLGDQDQRVRHATASAIVQIIPLLYYQHPHEDTVTRKASKLTERHLSDMISNPLENSSFQTGNNSSFNSLPKPFDLLCQQDGYEYDERIESVLSRIISLLTQKLVIGSSKYLNYGCCETLSLLSETFLTTIYPRAWDCLIPKTTVKKTYKRSNSRGDTINEATPAGGPVTPTSNALISLTVSFLSSSPLSLDLSTHRHLMLLAGNLASGIAMCNLKPNEPLNNSDSEPVKLWGLFKEKQIHQHFEQLLTHVIRILNTFVHVIDEVHLQHPNTKSALPPLPTAQALSPKRKLISDQKSKDKEEKTSSSKFSREQMGVFTNFPHYMKLYEILKAANTNYKSTLESEASKMYLSLLNATLQVLSQILEIATIHEAGRIAEEILHYLQTTVILSPTATVQCVQQLLKCLFGSNLSIRWTDPDYQKNFERRNFRDDSKGFYTQCFQTPARQMADMIKTIGNTCRSGNDPSSGWIGLVQRKGDRKMSSVFRSLSRHSDQKASVASFIRLFEPMVIKSLKQYTVTSCVSLQCRVLLLLSQLVQLRVNYCLLDQDQIFIGFVLKQFEFIEEGYIQETEELIPKIFNFLVQLSYEKYHSKVIIGIPKIIQLCDGLMASGQSPPTHCIPALVPLIEDIFLIRGSSSTVAEQKELETTRDVLVSMLLRLVEYHEVIQLLAACLMESRYSSDGNGEEKWTRWSRLTIDSILPVLASGKVRLESKEAHIALVKLFSAVSPTVFRPVDPLLKVLFIQAPNSQDSVLIMERWLGMVNVVLLALISYAKEEAMLARLSDLSLYNANFYSGSVYTSKETMSDPLNVRSASAYDIAPEKVLARFLFKVIGLITSKVYDLVGLINYKNHDCYLGAANSLGNDNYLVQQFAFFLQLCIHMFESGSHCKVANATMQMMQGRNVLQEDKLMLTELNSLMLQLGSKCPILTCQWAYLMTLLSYSEMSFWEEILAKQSPNNAVRSTLSRYNASAMNSDQIEPMSNLCNINGEIVRKGSTILFCDYVCENINDAEPLTWLLVNHIEETISLAREPPVKELLAAAVHRNPAASGLLVQAIAARCLDLSKPSFVKRLLQCLEGTHQSQSGALILAMVPRLLTSKYLALCRLAAKIASRRAEILLTLSTEDIKTQLPRDDFMEMMNILLSTRLAKKYGGLVSLLNKLGAQHYDLSPLELEQRRPFNPSSIRGIQLDRNWFYLQTKLRCCHNNRKYSLLESAELLGNMNYEDTLQIMSSNDFNLKIVKECFKLGIRYTVKKCQELGFSRNDEETDIVFEEGDLYKAAKECLLQHVQNINELVPKQREIFHPIGRDMNTKEAKYVAKLSELMNDNVYWNTLLTIIPSVTVYIETLPALLKYGLSEINSKFEDVLAKFGLLCFEVIHWMLKECENNKRKLKPEELEVALRCAEAILKNQNLHKAFGNNHYWVCTASATLTRIVEHLLASNQRLPVVNSCGLKPALENNETRPYAQACIEMAMLVAWLEKHQGEGAPDNIPLFLFNPIKSLIITVSREPLVNSFVLTPPLVWKHGWHVVGSGPTKCLVPLLSSESNLLHEVDVLEQFIYRLTLLGWTSRLQFEETWMALLSVLNITQNEGMSFDELAVSIQATSLAVQAITNLLTQTLLLPCPGNPVNSTFIHQSRDPQLSLHKISSQKLYLIQETLISKFEYVNESKSIHGLTLDHIFHRGNIERVSNRHQYSYSQFSLPFLWASCSLHEDKLSSSVLELKKYRNNVLESLSLDLNSCLHFLLELYSSWTLPRVNTPLRLLNEVTKSILAISELFTERSQYQWMLDTCLDLSRVHPIENEILHQYLVIAVCKATAVLAPLDSETLEKVKRLIETSLKSGFLPARVFALQGTLYLLQSAVFADCEETMNIIHPLAIEYIQKHIDTQDSQGVLSQSEEHQGVMWALVFFLLEHAEDTPPDAEAPAVLELVLSLVNTQNISTSLHQTLLQGLERLVATKSVVGKVAEQIVKVAVDRLKQASPILALPALQLLLTCMYTGAAEKLNNPEIEEPLPDEEPEVLVQSIERTSAIFDRIKKGYPMEVEVLCGVLPGVLGDFFPPWEILTKVIGEFLSPQQPHPRLLSAVVFQVCERACNSAQLGLLQEWVVFSLPNFIQSLPIAMSTWCLSCFFISASTNPWLRAFFPHVQSRIGKYEYEDKKILCISAADFYQKLSNTNQKMAFVETFESAAKEPGTPFSDILASL